GCGTACCGCTGACCCTGAACGTGCTGGCCAATGACAGCGATCCGGAAGGGAACGTGCCGCTCAGCGTGGTCAACCTGACCCAGCCGGCCGCCGGCCAGGGCAGCGTGAGCACCGACGGCACCAGCGTCACCTACACGCCGCCGGCCAACGTCACCAACAGCTTCACCGCCAGCTTCACCTACCAGGTCCAGGACGCCTTCGGCGCCCGCTCCGGCCCGGTCGGCGTCAGCGTCCAGGTGTCGCCGCAACCGGCCGCGGAAACCTTCACCGTGGGCACCGCCGAGTTCGTCCTGCGCTCCAACAACCGCGTCACCTGGAGCCTGGACGGCCAATCCTCGGTCACCACCGGCAACAGCGTGAGGGTGCAGGTCACCACCACCACCGGCCTGGTGGACATCGGCACCACGACGGTGCTGGGTAGCGGACGCTGGCGGTTCTCGGCCACCACCACCGGCCTGGTGCCCAGCGCCAACCCGACCGCCACCATCACCACCTCCCAGGGCACGGTCCGCACCGTTCCCCTGAGCACCCGCTAGGAGGCCGAGGTGAACGCCGCCGTCCTGCCTCGCACCGCGCTGCTCCTGGCCCTCGGGCTGGCCGGCGGTGCGCCGCAGGCGGCGGACCTGATGGACAACCACGACCTGGCCGGCGGCAACCCGGACCTCACGCCCAGCAGCGCGCCCCTGGCCACCGAGGCCCTGGTGCGCCAACTGGGGGATGGGAACCTGGCGCTGCTGAGCCAGAACGGGCAATCACTGCTGGGACGGATCGTCCAGGAGGGCAGCGACCAGGAGGCCTACATCCTCCAGGCTGGCGCGGACAACCTGGCCTTCATCACCCAGCAAGGCCAGGGCAACCAGGCCTACATCTCCCAGAACGGGGCGAACAACCGGGCCGACATCACCCAGGTTGGCGCCTACAACAGCGCTTCGATCGTGCAGTCCGGGGAGGGACTGAACAGCAGTATCAACCAGTACGGAAACGGCCTGAACGTGCAGGTGATCCAGCACTGAAGGCACGGACAAACCCTGAACGAATCTGTGGGGGACCATCCCCAGGAGGCTTCAACATGTTCCAGTACAAACCGCTTGCCGCTGCCGTCCTGACCCTGATCGCCGTCCAGGCGTTCGCCGACGACAGCACCTCGACCCAGGTCCAGAACGGCCTGGAGAACGTCGGCGAGGTCCTGCAGAGCGACGCCTCGATGAGCAGCGTCGTCCAGGACCAGCAAGGCGAGTACAACAACGCCTTCGCCGATCAGTCCGGCGGCACCGGCACCATCACCCAGACCCAGAACGGCGACTACAACGCCTCCACCGGCGTCCAGGCCTCCGTGACCGAAAGCCAGATCACCCACGACCAGACCGGCAGCTGGAACCAGGCCCATAGCGAGCAGTGGTTCAGCCAGAACAGCGGCGCCAACGTCACCCAGAACGGCGACGAGAACGAGGCCTTCAGCTACCAGGACACCGAGGTCGCCAGCGTCATCACCATCAACCAGATGGACCAGCAGAATCGCGCCGACGCCGAACAGCTGTTCGGCACCGGCAACAGCACGGAGATCAGCCAGGGCGGGACCGGCAACCAGGCCGGCACCTGGCAGATGGACCAGTCCGGCAGCCGCATCGGCATCCAGCAATCGGGCACCTTCAACGAGACCTATGTCGACCAGAGCGGCGTCGGCAGCGACAACCAGGTGGACGTCTTCCAGGGCGGGGACACCAGCTACATCGAGGTCTGGCAGTCCG
This genomic window from Pseudomonas furukawaii contains:
- a CDS encoding Minor curlin subunit CsgB yields the protein MNAAVLPRTALLLALGLAGGAPQAADLMDNHDLAGGNPDLTPSSAPLATEALVRQLGDGNLALLSQNGQSLLGRIVQEGSDQEAYILQAGADNLAFITQQGQGNQAYISQNGANNRADITQVGAYNSASIVQSGEGLNSSINQYGNGLNVQVIQH